In a genomic window of Sutcliffiella sp. FSL R7-0096:
- a CDS encoding GNAT family N-acetyltransferase, with the protein MAKTTWNATYEGIIPLEVQNNFLKLNYSDESMKQRIERSIVYIAEVEGRVVVFANYSTVRDGGKVELAAIYLYPVFQGKGIGIDMIQQAVKELKGIKIKIKITWLISKKRLCYI; encoded by the coding sequence ATAGCGAAAACAACTTGGAATGCAACATATGAGGGCATAATTCCTCTAGAAGTACAAAATAACTTCTTGAAATTAAATTACAGTGATGAAAGTATGAAACAACGGATAGAACGTTCTATTGTTTACATTGCTGAAGTTGAGGGGAGAGTTGTCGTTTTTGCAAACTATTCCACAGTAAGGGATGGTGGAAAGGTAGAATTGGCAGCTATTTATCTTTATCCAGTATTCCAAGGTAAAGGGATAGGTATTGATATGATACAACAAGCGGTTAAAGAATTAAAAGGTATAAAAATTAAAATAAAAATCACATGGTTAATTAGTAAAAAAAGGCTGTGTTATATATGA
- a CDS encoding HNH endonuclease signature motif containing protein produces MTKNALKNAQIKVRQTIKEIQKHQSVENVWRFNTVIMGIQNYYSAASHITDDLTELNYRLHKALFNRLKELRKEATFQDFPKSLQKRYKGYECKLFKIKEMVLIPIHAQRCKVNLNFSQTICNYTTVGRDKIHKNLRAINKQTLTRVMKQFIPSRSIEYNDNRISRFIAQYGKCAVTGVELGLDEWHCHHKTPYHLTKDDSYGNLMILHKSVHLLIHLRDLEKIQVLLNSLKLNEKQLIEVNKLRKQCLNEAI; encoded by the coding sequence ATGACAAAGAATGCGCTCAAAAATGCACAGATAAAAGTAAGACAAACAATCAAAGAGATTCAGAAACACCAATCGGTTGAGAATGTTTGGCGCTTTAATACAGTTATAATGGGAATCCAAAATTATTATTCAGCAGCTTCACACATCACTGATGATTTAACCGAGCTGAACTATCGTCTTCATAAAGCATTGTTTAATCGTTTAAAAGAATTGAGAAAAGAAGCTACGTTTCAGGACTTTCCAAAATCCTTACAGAAACGGTACAAGGGATATGAGTGTAAGCTCTTCAAAATAAAAGAAATGGTACTTATCCCAATTCATGCCCAACGTTGCAAGGTAAATCTGAACTTCTCTCAAACTATTTGTAACTACACTACCGTAGGTAGGGACAAAATTCATAAAAACTTGCGAGCAATCAATAAACAAACGCTTACTCGTGTGATGAAACAGTTCATACCGAGCCGTTCCATCGAATACAACGATAACCGAATTAGTAGATTTATTGCACAATATGGGAAATGTGCTGTTACAGGGGTTGAATTAGGACTCGATGAATGGCATTGCCACCATAAGACACCGTACCATCTCACCAAAGATGATTCATACGGAAACTTAATGATATTGCATAAATCTGTACATCTCCTTATACATTTGAGAGATTTAGAGAAAATACAAGTGCTTTTAAACTCACTTAAGTTAAATGAAAAGCAACTCATAGAAGTCAATAAATTGCGAAAGCAATGTCTGAACGAAGCAATCTGA
- a CDS encoding DUF2269 domain-containing protein — protein MMTPRIRKFALLIHIVSTLGWIGAIACFLVLSIVGLNSENEQVVRASYLSLELITLLVIVPLSIFSLLSGLIQSLGTKWGLFRHYWVLIKLLLTLVATIVLYLQLEPISYIANVAAETILFSTDLRELRLSLVIHAVGGLLVLLVVTGLSVYKPRGMTHYGWRKQNIVRMDK, from the coding sequence ATGATGACACCACGCATCCGAAAGTTTGCACTTTTGATACATATCGTTTCTACTCTTGGCTGGATTGGAGCTATTGCTTGTTTTCTTGTTCTTTCTATTGTCGGTTTGAATAGTGAGAATGAACAGGTGGTTAGAGCATCTTACCTATCGCTGGAATTAATTACGTTGCTTGTCATTGTTCCGTTGAGTATATTCTCTTTGTTAAGCGGTCTCATTCAATCGTTAGGCACAAAGTGGGGATTGTTCCGTCATTATTGGGTTTTAATAAAATTATTGTTAACGCTGGTTGCAACTATCGTCTTGTACTTACAACTGGAGCCAATTAGTTATATTGCAAATGTAGCAGCAGAGACGATATTATTCAGCACCGACCTCCGTGAGTTAAGACTGTCCCTTGTTATACACGCTGTTGGTGGATTATTGGTATTACTTGTGGTCACAGGGTTATCGGTATACAAACCTCGTGGAATGACTCACTATGGTTGGCGAAAGCAGAACATAGTAAGAATGGATAAGTAG
- a CDS encoding histidine phosphatase family protein, whose amino-acid sequence MELVFIRHGESEHTLDIPKSLQICDPALTAEGVSQSKLLREQFPLTEEDILVISPLRRALQTADYWSSNVNCKKIVSPLVSPRIFPQVPSGKTLPCDEILSKRKIEEEFPGFDLQNEIPEELWINGINTLPELQFNLQAKKFLNWCKRQENQKIFVVSHDGTITSFRELITGTRLTRDDFPRETGWFNIQC is encoded by the coding sequence TTGGAGCTAGTATTTATTAGGCACGGGGAGAGTGAACATACCTTAGATATCCCAAAGAGCTTGCAAATTTGCGACCCTGCACTTACTGCTGAAGGGGTGAGTCAATCTAAGTTGCTTAGAGAACAATTTCCCCTTACTGAAGAAGATATCTTAGTAATTAGTCCTTTAAGGAGGGCTTTACAAACAGCTGATTATTGGAGTTCAAATGTTAATTGTAAAAAGATTGTAAGTCCACTTGTTTCTCCTAGAATATTCCCTCAAGTTCCTTCTGGAAAAACATTGCCTTGTGATGAAATATTAAGTAAGAGGAAGATAGAAGAAGAGTTTCCAGGCTTTGATTTACAGAATGAGATTCCAGAGGAATTGTGGATTAATGGAATTAATACTCTACCTGAACTGCAATTCAACTTACAAGCTAAGAAATTTCTTAATTGGTGCAAACGGCAAGAAAACCAAAAAATATTTGTGGTTTCTCACGATGGTACAATCACATCTTTTAGGGAACTTATCACAGGTACTAGACTAACAAGAGATGATTTTCCTAGAGAAACTGGGTGGTTTAATATTCAATGTTAA
- a CDS encoding sigma-70 family RNA polymerase sigma factor, whose translation MKKIRDQGSLEDRDAWLEFIMDEYGERLTKLAYNYVKDWRLAEDIVQDVFIACYKKYEKIDEIISFKSWIFRLTINKSKDVLKSSAFRKVVINSSLFTLFSSKELSPEKNLLKRNEEEFLSLSVLSLPVKYREIIILYYYEECSIEEIKGILGVNPNTIKTRLSRARVRLKKMMERWGYDGEQA comes from the coding sequence GTGAAAAAGATTAGGGATCAAGGTTCTTTAGAAGACAGAGATGCATGGTTGGAGTTTATTATGGATGAGTACGGAGAACGGCTCACAAAGTTAGCTTATAACTATGTGAAGGACTGGAGGTTAGCTGAAGATATTGTTCAGGATGTATTCATAGCGTGCTACAAGAAATATGAAAAAATAGATGAAATTATCTCATTTAAATCGTGGATTTTTCGATTGACTATTAACAAATCAAAGGATGTTTTGAAGAGTTCTGCATTTAGAAAAGTGGTCATTAATTCAAGCCTATTTACTCTTTTTTCATCAAAGGAATTGTCACCAGAAAAGAATCTATTGAAGCGCAACGAGGAAGAATTCCTTTCCTTGAGTGTATTATCTTTGCCTGTTAAGTATCGGGAAATTATTATTCTTTATTATTATGAGGAATGTTCAATTGAAGAAATTAAAGGAATATTAGGTGTGAACCCAAATACGATAAAAACGAGATTGAGCAGAGCCAGGGTAAGGCTGAAAAAAATGATGGAGAGGTGGGGATATGATGGAGAACAAGCTTAA
- a CDS encoding MFS transporter → MISLFKNWRFTRLFSGRIITNMADSIYYIAAMWLVYELGGSAFHTGLAGFLVLLPQAIQFLAGPLVDRWSLRKTLFFTQLVQGILIAIIPIAYQFNYLNITTVLIIIPLISLLNQFAYPAQTAALPLILKKDELVKGNSLFSFAYQGIDMAFNAIAGILISLLGVVTLFIIDSVIFFIAAVLFLSIRIPVNEDTDDLIPDNKHRKLKQLLKNYLLELTDGFKFVFGSIIAKLFVAIIVANFAIGATLAILPVYGDYLGGSDTYGYLMAALSAGTLIGALLGSIMGRFPLGTLTIIAFLIGFCFWISSIFMPSKTLTIILFGFAWIPLGVTNVVMNSAILGMIPQKFVARTITVAASIGTLMMPIGSLLGGYVATVLDITLVFGLLSSGFLFISIFWVLNSTLRKLPQPVKMNAEDYGLHINNQKSAQAN, encoded by the coding sequence ATGATATCCTTATTTAAAAACTGGAGGTTTACACGATTATTTTCCGGAAGAATTATAACTAATATGGCAGACAGTATCTATTATATTGCAGCAATGTGGTTAGTATATGAATTAGGAGGATCAGCATTTCACACTGGATTAGCAGGTTTTTTAGTCTTGTTACCACAAGCAATACAATTTTTAGCAGGTCCATTGGTTGATCGTTGGTCTTTAAGAAAAACCCTATTTTTTACTCAGCTTGTTCAAGGCATACTTATAGCTATTATTCCAATCGCATATCAATTCAATTATTTAAATATAACTACAGTACTCATAATAATCCCATTGATATCTTTGCTAAATCAATTCGCTTACCCAGCTCAAACGGCTGCTTTACCTTTGATATTAAAAAAGGATGAATTAGTTAAAGGTAATTCATTATTTAGTTTTGCTTATCAAGGTATTGATATGGCTTTTAATGCAATTGCGGGTATACTAATTTCATTATTAGGAGTAGTAACGTTATTCATTATAGATTCCGTTATATTTTTTATTGCTGCCGTACTATTTTTATCAATTAGAATTCCTGTAAATGAGGATACGGATGACTTAATACCAGATAATAAACATAGAAAGCTGAAACAATTACTTAAGAATTATTTGTTAGAATTAACTGATGGATTTAAATTTGTTTTTGGATCTATCATTGCTAAATTATTTGTAGCGATAATTGTTGCAAATTTTGCAATTGGAGCAACCCTTGCTATTTTACCAGTATACGGTGACTACCTTGGTGGTTCTGATACATATGGATATTTAATGGCAGCATTATCGGCTGGAACATTAATAGGAGCTCTGTTGGGTAGTATTATGGGAAGGTTCCCCTTAGGTACTCTGACAATTATAGCATTTCTTATTGGATTTTGTTTTTGGATTAGTTCCATCTTTATGCCTTCAAAAACTTTAACAATTATATTGTTTGGTTTTGCTTGGATACCTTTAGGTGTAACTAATGTTGTAATGAATTCAGCTATATTAGGAATGATTCCACAGAAATTTGTTGCGAGAACTATTACTGTGGCAGCTAGTATTGGGACTTTAATGATGCCTATCGGTTCCCTTCTAGGAGGTTACGTTGCTACAGTTCTTGATATTACCCTGGTTTTTGGATTATTAAGTTCTGGATTTTTATTCATTTCAATTTTTTGGGTTTTGAATTCTACATTAAGAAAATTACCACAGCCCGTTAAAATGAATGCTGAAGATTATGGATTACATATAAACAATCAAAAATCAGCTCAGGCTAATTAA
- a CDS encoding NUDIX hydrolase encodes MINPFTLTSGAVIRDNKNKILLKKDPSRGWELPGGIVEANETIQEAVIREVKEETGLDIEVLRFCGVSQESRKNICNFWWLGKPLKGNLMTSDESLDVGFFSLEEALQLIIFTEYKQELLKIIDIENQPFFITFD; translated from the coding sequence ATGATTAATCCATTCACCCTCACATCCGGTGCAGTCATAAGGGATAATAAGAATAAAATACTGTTAAAAAAGGATCCTTCAAGAGGATGGGAATTACCTGGTGGCATTGTAGAAGCTAATGAAACTATTCAAGAGGCAGTAATTAGAGAAGTGAAGGAAGAAACTGGATTAGATATTGAAGTCCTAAGATTTTGTGGAGTATCCCAAGAATCAAGAAAAAATATATGTAACTTTTGGTGGTTGGGTAAACCATTAAAAGGCAATCTTATGACAAGCGATGAAAGTTTGGATGTAGGATTTTTCAGTCTTGAAGAAGCATTACAGTTAATTATTTTTACGGAATATAAACAAGAACTGTTAAAGATAATTGATATAGAAAATCAGCCGTTCTTTATCACTTTTGATTAG
- a CDS encoding MBL fold metallo-hydrolase — MKYYFEKITDHVYGFLLWDESWNSYNNCYLVMGDNGYTLIDSGKEEHFDYLEASLTEINLNKDEIFAFIATHGHKDHIGGLSFLENIKSYIHSEDLSLVPENLKTTLTGTLPDNGAAINGLECILLGHHTPGSVALFHQESGVLFCGDHLCFFGDPLPNEKIAGNGKEMKDKYVKFISEWAKNEEMRSKHHFELFMEGLKKLREIRPSILCTGHGVVIRDDVDSFLSDLIQGSLYS, encoded by the coding sequence TTGAAATACTACTTTGAAAAAATAACGGATCATGTGTATGGCTTTCTCTTATGGGATGAATCGTGGAATTCCTATAATAACTGTTATTTAGTGATGGGAGATAATGGCTACACACTTATTGATTCTGGTAAAGAGGAGCACTTTGATTACCTAGAAGCCTCCTTGACAGAAATTAATCTAAATAAAGACGAGATTTTCGCATTCATAGCTACGCACGGTCATAAAGACCACATCGGTGGACTTTCCTTTTTAGAAAACATAAAAAGTTATATTCATAGTGAAGATCTCAGCCTGGTGCCGGAAAATCTGAAAACCACTCTTACAGGAACGCTCCCTGATAATGGTGCGGCTATCAACGGGTTGGAGTGTATCCTCCTAGGTCATCATACTCCAGGCTCTGTTGCTCTTTTTCATCAAGAAAGTGGTGTTTTGTTTTGTGGGGACCACCTTTGTTTCTTTGGTGACCCTTTGCCAAATGAAAAAATTGCGGGCAATGGGAAAGAAATGAAGGATAAATATGTAAAGTTCATCTCGGAGTGGGCAAAAAACGAGGAGATGAGAAGTAAGCACCATTTTGAGTTGTTTATGGAAGGACTTAAGAAACTTAGGGAGATTAGGCCAAGTATCCTTTGTACAGGGCATGGGGTTGTGATTAGGGATGATGTGGATTCTTTCTTATCAGACCTCATCCAGGGCAGTTTGTATAGTTAA
- a CDS encoding GNAT family N-acetyltransferase, translating to MIIRRAKVEDAPGIANVHVDSWKTTYKGIIPNDFLNNLSYEKRTELWKKNIEKTHIYVVVAENNQGQIIGFADAWKRETNVVGNSSNLTSIYLLEEYQGKGIGKKLLKELFLHFKQLGYEKIYVEVLEENKTRYFYEYYGARLIQKVRIKIGGKVLNELIYEWDNVDDVIMKL from the coding sequence ATGATTATAAGAAGAGCAAAAGTAGAAGATGCACCAGGGATAGCAAACGTTCATGTTGATAGTTGGAAGACAACTTATAAAGGCATTATCCCAAATGATTTCTTAAACAATTTATCTTATGAAAAACGAACAGAACTGTGGAAGAAAAATATTGAAAAAACCCATATTTATGTTGTTGTTGCGGAAAATAATCAAGGTCAAATTATAGGTTTTGCAGATGCTTGGAAGAGAGAGACCAATGTAGTGGGAAATTCTAGTAATTTAACATCGATTTATCTCCTTGAAGAATATCAAGGAAAAGGAATTGGAAAAAAGCTGCTTAAAGAACTATTTTTGCATTTTAAACAATTGGGTTATGAAAAAATATATGTGGAAGTTCTTGAAGAAAATAAAACTCGTTATTTTTATGAATATTATGGGGCGAGATTAATTCAAAAAGTTCGAATTAAAATCGGTGGAAAAGTTTTAAATGAACTAATTTATGAATGGGATAATGTTGACGATGTTATTATGAAGCTCTGA
- a CDS encoding DUF4871 domain-containing protein, whose amino-acid sequence MKKSLFLFPLLCMVLLLVACTSKETVKEATWSDNTSNFETEYGEMFGKEGSIGIIGPKTVTEKGQKWMWHFWGPESISNKKWEVKAFKQGEEEVINPITFKDEQLTPRGDVINGHARSAVLFPSSGLWKLKVYIDDELYDEIIVNIDQE is encoded by the coding sequence ATGAAGAAAAGTTTATTTTTGTTTCCATTGCTATGTATGGTGTTATTGTTGGTAGCTTGTACTTCGAAAGAAACAGTTAAAGAGGCAACTTGGTCTGATAATACTTCCAACTTTGAAACTGAGTACGGAGAAATGTTCGGTAAAGAAGGTAGTATTGGAATTATCGGTCCTAAAACTGTAACAGAAAAGGGACAAAAGTGGATGTGGCATTTTTGGGGACCCGAAAGTATATCCAACAAAAAATGGGAAGTAAAAGCATTTAAACAGGGCGAAGAAGAAGTGATAAATCCAATCACATTCAAAGATGAACAATTAACCCCTCGTGGTGATGTCATAAACGGACACGCTCGTTCAGCAGTATTATTTCCATCATCGGGACTATGGAAGTTAAAGGTTTATATTGATGATGAATTGTATGATGAAATCATAGTAAATATTGACCAAGAATGA
- a CDS encoding zinc ABC transporter substrate-binding protein, producing MYKRIKFLMISFIIISLISGCIADQSINEDKEYKQLTIFTTIYPLEYFTKRIGGSLVSIENIVPPGSDAHSIDLSPSEMVKVAKGDAFIYSGTGLEGFAMSIIESLEDEQVMIVNATENITLLKSSAKDQHSDDEKKHENEKSEVDPHFWLDPIRSIEVADNIKKSLVELYPEEKEIFEANFISLKRDLEKLDAEFNEMIKSAEKKKFIVSHSAYGYWEERYGLEQIGISGISPSDEPSQQQLIEIINLMGEEGLTHLFFEENLNNKVAKTVQNETGTSPLFLHNLESLSEDRREAKEDYLSIMKNNIKVLGEGLD from the coding sequence ATGTATAAGAGAATAAAATTTTTGATGATATCTTTTATCATTATCAGTTTAATTAGTGGGTGTATTGCAGATCAATCAATAAATGAAGATAAGGAATACAAACAACTTACAATATTTACAACAATTTATCCATTAGAGTATTTTACAAAAAGGATTGGTGGCAGTTTGGTTTCCATTGAGAATATAGTACCTCCTGGCTCCGATGCACACTCCATTGATTTATCGCCTAGTGAGATGGTGAAAGTGGCAAAAGGAGATGCCTTTATTTATTCAGGTACAGGTTTAGAAGGTTTTGCCATGTCTATTATTGAATCTTTAGAGGATGAGCAGGTAATGATTGTAAATGCAACTGAAAATATTACGCTATTAAAAAGCTCAGCAAAAGATCAACATAGCGATGATGAAAAAAAACATGAAAATGAAAAGAGTGAAGTGGACCCTCATTTTTGGCTAGACCCTATACGTTCAATAGAAGTAGCTGACAATATCAAAAAATCACTAGTAGAATTATATCCAGAAGAAAAAGAGATTTTTGAGGCAAACTTTATTTCTTTGAAAAGGGATTTAGAAAAGCTGGATGCAGAATTCAATGAAATGATAAAAAGTGCCGAAAAAAAGAAATTTATTGTATCCCATTCTGCTTACGGATATTGGGAAGAAAGATATGGTCTTGAGCAAATAGGCATCAGTGGAATATCACCAAGTGATGAACCTTCACAACAACAGTTGATTGAAATCATTAACTTAATGGGAGAAGAAGGACTTACGCATTTATTCTTCGAGGAAAATTTGAACAATAAAGTTGCCAAAACTGTCCAAAATGAAACTGGAACAAGTCCGCTTTTCTTGCACAATTTAGAGTCACTTTCTGAAGACAGACGTGAAGCAAAAGAGGATTATCTTTCAATAATGAAAAATAATATTAAGGTGTTAGGTGAAGGTTTGGATTGA
- a CDS encoding sulfite exporter TauE/SafE family protein: MYEIMNGITNSITVPLSNVAISFKEVTLLYAFLLGIVGSMVPCQLTGNIGAITLFGKKSLDKQVAWGDVILFTLGKIVAFTSLGLLIWLFGREIQSSLTLYFPWIRKLTGPLLIAVGLFLLGYLKMNWHLPILNIAGENIKSKKWGSFLLGFSFSLGFCPTMFVLFFLSLMPVALTESYGMVLPSVFAIGTTVPILILMFLIWFFEAGGMVMKKGKRVGSIIQKVAGAFLVVLGIWDTLTYWTI, translated from the coding sequence ATGTACGAAATTATGAATGGGATTACAAACTCCATTACAGTCCCACTTTCGAATGTTGCGATTTCATTTAAAGAGGTTACACTTTTATATGCCTTTTTGTTAGGTATTGTGGGATCGATGGTTCCTTGCCAATTGACTGGGAATATTGGGGCAATAACCCTTTTTGGAAAAAAGTCGCTTGATAAACAAGTGGCTTGGGGGGATGTCATATTATTCACTTTAGGTAAAATTGTAGCCTTTACATCTCTTGGGCTTTTAATTTGGTTATTTGGTCGAGAAATTCAGTCTTCACTGACCCTTTATTTTCCCTGGATACGGAAATTGACTGGACCGCTGTTGATTGCGGTAGGACTATTTTTATTAGGATATCTAAAAATGAATTGGCACCTCCCTATACTCAATATTGCTGGTGAAAATATTAAATCAAAAAAATGGGGATCTTTTTTGTTAGGCTTCAGTTTTTCCTTAGGATTTTGTCCGACCATGTTCGTCCTATTCTTTTTAAGCCTTATGCCGGTTGCATTAACGGAATCATATGGTATGGTTCTTCCTTCCGTATTCGCGATAGGAACTACGGTGCCAATACTTATATTAATGTTTCTAATATGGTTTTTCGAAGCTGGTGGCATGGTAATGAAGAAAGGAAAACGTGTGGGAAGTATAATACAAAAAGTTGCCGGTGCATTTTTAGTTGTTTTAGGGATATGGGATACTTTAACTTATTGGACCATATAA
- a CDS encoding NUDIX domain-containing protein, giving the protein MKLRQLAVAFIINEEYQVLFLQKKSQDTFLAGHLVPIGGHIEGIEINEPKNACLREIEEETGINRNHLHDLTLRYIVHRTKAYEEIRIQYVFFGTLSKQYPLVESDEGSLKWIEINEVANKNVSATTIEIINHFIKKMTNNNVFVGSMKSQEGEPIIKWAELEDWEMPIS; this is encoded by the coding sequence TTGAAACTTAGACAGTTGGCCGTCGCTTTTATAATAAACGAAGAATATCAAGTGTTATTTCTTCAAAAAAAATCACAAGATACATTTCTTGCTGGACATTTAGTTCCTATAGGTGGGCATATAGAAGGTATAGAAATAAATGAACCTAAAAATGCTTGTTTAAGAGAAATAGAAGAAGAGACAGGAATAAATAGAAATCATCTGCATGATTTAACTCTCAGATACATCGTACATAGAACAAAAGCTTACGAGGAAATTAGAATACAATATGTGTTTTTTGGTACTTTAAGTAAGCAATACCCCTTAGTTGAAAGTGATGAAGGTTCTTTAAAGTGGATTGAAATAAATGAAGTCGCAAATAAAAATGTATCGGCAACTACAATTGAAATAATAAATCACTTCATTAAAAAAATGACTAATAATAATGTATTTGTCGGTTCAATGAAGTCACAAGAAGGAGAACCCATTATTAAATGGGCGGAGTTAGAAGATTGGGAGATGCCTATTTCCTAA
- a CDS encoding GNAT family N-acetyltransferase, with product MIITQQWNQEDSEYIRKKVIEHNLSKLPDDVKHPVKNISFIIKDEGGKILGGITGTIFWYTLHIDFLWVDESLRGKGYGKELLLKIEDFARENNCRLIQLDTFSFQAPNFYQKYGYEVVGVIEEHPTKENQQYYLSKRMIY from the coding sequence ATGATAATTACGCAACAATGGAATCAAGAAGATAGTGAATACATTCGAAAAAAAGTAATAGAACATAATCTTTCTAAACTACCTGACGATGTAAAACATCCTGTTAAGAATATTAGCTTTATTATAAAGGATGAGGGAGGAAAAATTTTAGGAGGAATAACAGGAACAATTTTTTGGTACACCTTACATATTGATTTCTTATGGGTTGATGAATCGCTGAGGGGTAAAGGGTATGGGAAAGAGTTATTACTAAAGATAGAGGATTTTGCAAGAGAAAATAATTGCAGACTAATTCAGCTTGATACATTTAGCTTCCAAGCACCTAATTTTTATCAAAAGTATGGTTATGAAGTAGTTGGTGTGATAGAAGAACATCCAACTAAAGAAAATCAGCAGTATTATCTTTCAAAGAGAATGATATATTAA
- a CDS encoding NUDIX hydrolase: MEYIKTLRQAVGNMPLIICAAGVIVTDPDNKILLIKRSDDGNWCIPGGVMDVGESIQETAKREVFEETNINIEEMKLLNVYSGGQQHHIYPNGDEVYFVNVVFSSSTFSGHFKADGIESAEIKFYNIDELPENISPTNKPFIEDFKKFTSEI, encoded by the coding sequence ATGGAATATATAAAAACTTTACGCCAGGCAGTAGGGAATATGCCACTGATAATATGTGCAGCAGGTGTTATTGTTACGGATCCAGATAATAAAATTCTCTTGATCAAAAGAAGTGATGATGGAAACTGGTGCATACCTGGTGGTGTAATGGATGTAGGAGAAAGTATTCAAGAAACCGCAAAAAGAGAAGTATTTGAAGAAACAAATATAAATATTGAGGAAATGAAGTTGTTAAATGTTTACTCTGGCGGGCAGCAACATCACATTTATCCAAATGGTGACGAGGTTTACTTTGTTAATGTAGTATTTTCATCCTCAACTTTTAGTGGGCATTTTAAAGCTGATGGAATAGAAAGTGCCGAAATTAAGTTTTATAACATAGATGAATTACCTGAAAATATTTCTCCCACTAACAAACCTTTCATTGAAGATTTTAAGAAATTCACTAGTGAAATCTAA
- a CDS encoding SMI1/KNR4 family protein yields MVIKKAFEIIEKHSDEGDFIGEIQEDLIYSAEETLSVKLPSSYRLFLKRYGVGDIFGEEIYGLGIEEGGVPSMVWITKHFRQEEGFPEHLVCFYFAGYDNMYYCLDCSNVKDENDDNAAVVSYLRGLPIEAQKFETEFPSFGEFLLRTLEDSIES; encoded by the coding sequence TTGGTTATTAAAAAGGCATTTGAAATCATTGAGAAGCATTCGGATGAGGGAGATTTTATTGGTGAAATTCAGGAAGATTTAATTTATTCTGCTGAAGAAACGCTAAGCGTCAAGTTACCTAGTAGTTATAGACTATTTCTAAAAAGATATGGTGTTGGTGACATTTTTGGAGAAGAAATATACGGCCTTGGAATTGAAGAAGGTGGAGTTCCAAGTATGGTTTGGATTACTAAACACTTTAGACAAGAAGAAGGATTCCCCGAACACCTGGTTTGTTTCTATTTTGCTGGTTATGACAATATGTATTATTGTTTAGATTGCTCTAATGTGAAGGATGAAAACGATGATAACGCTGCTGTTGTTTCATATTTACGTGGATTACCAATAGAAGCACAAAAGTTTGAAACTGAGTTTCCAAGCTTCGGAGAATTTTTACTAAGAACATTAGAAGACTCAATAGAGAGTTGA